A DNA window from Trichosurus vulpecula isolate mTriVul1 chromosome 2, mTriVul1.pri, whole genome shotgun sequence contains the following coding sequences:
- the LOC118838955 gene encoding olfactory receptor 51L1-like, which produces MANTNDSNVLSSIFYLTGIPGYEAAHCWISIPFCLLYLIAIVGNSTILHIIRTDPNLHEPMYYFLAMLSLTDMGMSLSTLPTVLRIFWFNANEITFDACVTQMFFIHSLSLMESAVLLAMAFDRYVAICNPLRYATILTPRRIICTGLVLLLRSTALLPPLLIHLLWYPFCDSHELSHSFCLQQDMIRLACADTTFNTMYGLALVIFFWGVDSLGIIMSYIYILHSVLSIASREERLKALNTCASHVCAVLILYVPMIGLSIIHRFAKHSSPLVHIFMANIYLLVPPVLNPIIYSVKTKQIRSPIIFKF; this is translated from the coding sequence ATGGCCAACACCAATGACAGTAATGTACTGTCCTCCATATTCTACCTCACAGGCATCCCTGGTTATGAGGCAGCTCACTGCTGGATTTCCATCCCCTTCTGTCTCCTTTATCTGATTGCAATAGTTGGTAATAGCACCATCCTTCACATCATTAGGACTGACCCAAACCTCCATGAGCCCATGTACTACTTTCTCGCCATGCTGTCCCTTACTGATATGGGTATGTCCCTTTCCACATTGCCCACTGTACTCAGGATCTTCTGGTTCAATGCCAATGAGATCACCTTTGATGCCTGTGTGACCCAAATGTTCTTCATCCACTCTCTGTCACTAATGGAATCAGCTGTACTCCTTGCTATGGCCTTTGACCGCTATGTGGCAATCTGTAATCCTCTGAGGTATGCCACCATCCTCACCCCTCGGCGCATTATTTGCACAGGACTGGTTTTACTTCTTAGAAGTACTGCCCTCTTACCACCTTTGCTCATCCACCTTTTGTGGTATCCTTTCTGTGACTCTCATGAACTCTCCCACTCATTCTGTCTACAGCAGGATATGATTAGGTTGGCTTGTGCTGACACCACCTTCAATACCATGTATGGTCTAGCTTTGGTTATATTTTTCTGGGGGGTGGACTCCCTAGGAATCATCATGTCCTACATCTATATCCTCCATTCTGTGCTGAGCATTGCATCCCGAGAGGAACGCCTCAAGGCCCTCAACACATGTGCCTCCCACGTCTGCGCTGTCCTCATTCTCTATGTGCCCATGATTGGGCTGTCCATAATACATCGATTTGCCAAGCACTCCTCCCCTCTTGTTCATATCTTCATGGCCAATATTTACCTCCTAGTGCCTCCTGTGCTCAACCCCATCATCTATAGTGTCAAGACTAAACAGATAC
- the LOC118836549 gene encoding zinc finger protein 271-like — MHKKFLTEDKPYKCDECGKTLSIKTILLIHYRVHRGEKPYPCDECGKTFSQKTNLVARHTVHTGEKLYICDECGKIFSHKPSLVIHQRVHTREKPYLCDECGKSFSHKRSLLLHQRVHTGEKPYICDECGKSFSQQTHLLTHHRIHKGEKLYVCDECGKSFSQKANLVAHHRVHTGEKPYMCDDCGKSFSHNTNLVAHHKVHTGEKPYICDECGKSFSRISSVVIHQRVHTGEKPYICDECGKSFSQQTHLLTHHRIHKGEKLYICDDCGKSFSQKANLVAHHRVHTGEKPYICDECGKGFSHNTNLVAHHRVHTGEKPFICDECGKCFSRMSSLVIHQRVHTGEKPYICVECGKSFSQQTHLLTHHRVHKGEKLYICDECGKSFSQKANLVAHHRVHTGEKPYRCDECGKSFSRMSSLVIHQRVHTGEKPYICDECGKSFNQYTHLLIHHRVHKGEK, encoded by the coding sequence ATGCATAAAAAATTCCTCACTGAAGATAAGCCCTACAAATGTGATGAGTGTGGGAAGACATTAAGTATAAAGACAATACTACTTATTCATTACAGAGTCCACAGAGGAGAGAAACCATACCCGtgtgatgaatgtgggaagactttCAGTCAGAAGACAAATCTAGTAGCTCGTCACACAGTCCATACAGGAGAGAAACTATACATATGTGATGAGTGTGGGAAGATTTTCAGTCATAAGCCAAGTCTAGTTATTCATCAAAGAGTCCACACAAGAGAGAAACCATACTTATGTGATGAGTGTGGGAAGAGTTTCAGTCATAAGAGAAGTCTACTACTTCATCAAAGAGTAcacacaggagagaaaccatatatatgtgatgaatgtgggaagaGCTTCAGTCAACAGACACATCTACTtactcatcacagaatccataaaGGAGAGAAATTGTACGTATGTGATGAGTGTGGGAAGAGTTTCAGTCAGAAGGCAAATCTAGTTGCTCATCACAGAGtccatacaggagagaaaccataCATGTGTGATGACTGTGGGAAGAGTTTCAGCCATAATACAAACCTAGTTGCTCATCACAAAGtccatacaggagagaaaccataCATATGTGATGAGTGTGGGAAGAGTTTCAGTCGTATAAGCAGTGTAGTTATTCATCAAAGAgtccacacaggagagaaaccatacatatgtgatgaatgtgggaagaGCTTCAGTCAACAGACACATCTACTAactcatcacagaatccataaaGGAGAGAAACTGTACATATGTGATGATTGTGGGAAGAGTTTCAGTCAGAAGGCAAATCTAGTTGCTCATCACAGAGtccatacaggagagaaaccatatATATGTGATGAGTGTGGGAAGGGTTTCAGTCATAATACAAATCTAGTTGCTCATCACAGAgtccacacaggagagaaaccatTCATATGTGATGAGTGTGGGAAGTGTTTCAGTCGTATGAGCAGTCTAGTTATTCATCAAAGAgtccacacaggagagaaaccatACATATGTGTTGAATGTGGGAAGAGCTTCAGTCAACAGACACATCTACTAACTCATCACAGAGTCCATAAAGGAGAGAAACTGTACATATGTGATGAGTGTGGGAAGAGTTTCAGTCAGAAAGCAAATCTAGTTGCTCATCACAGAGtccatacaggagagaaaccataCAGATGTGATGAGTGTGGAAAGAGTTTCAGTCGTATGAGCAGTCTAGTTATTCATCAAAGAgtccacacaggagagaaaccatacatatgtgatgaatgtgggaagaGTTTCAATCAATACACACATCTACTTATTCATCACAGAGTCCATAAAGGAGAGAAATAA